A window of Vulpes lagopus strain Blue_001 chromosome 21, ASM1834538v1, whole genome shotgun sequence contains these coding sequences:
- the LOC121480124 gene encoding taste receptor type 2 member 46-like, which yields MLTLLQSIFSILVITEFVLGNFANGFIVLVNYIAWVKRQKISSADQILTGLAVSRIALLWVILINWYATLLNPALYSLEVRLLVHIAWTASNHFSIWLATSLSVFYLFKIANFSNLIFLRLKWRVKSVVFVMLLGSLFFLVFHVAVVSIYEQTQTKEYEGNITRQTKLRDIAHLMYMTVFTLMNFVPFAISLTSFLLLIFSLWKHLKKMRTIIERSQDSSTKVHIRAMQTVISFLLLLVCYFLTLIAIVWSSNKLQNGLFFMLCQVFAYAYPSSHSFILIWGNKKLREAFLSVLYQVKYWLKDQNLSTQ from the coding sequence ATGCTAACTTTACTACAGAGCATTTTTTCCATCCTAGTAATAACAGAATTTGTTCTAGGAAACTTTGCCAATGGTTTCATAGTGCTGGTGAACTACATTGCGTGGGTCAAGAGACAAAAGATCTCCTCAGCTGATCAAATTCTCACTGGTCTGGCTGTCTCCAGAATTGCTTTACTCTGGGTAATATTAATAAATTGGTATGCAACTCTGTTGAATCCAGCTTTATATAGCTTAGAAGTAAGACTTCTTGTTCATATTGCCTGGACAGCGAGCAATCATTTTAGCATCTGGCTTGCTACTAGCCTCAGcgtattttatttgttcaaaatagCCAATTTCTCTAACCTTATTTTTCTTCGCCTAAAGTGGAGAGTTAAAAGTGTAGTTTTTGTGATGCTGTTGGggtctttgttctttttggtttttcatGTTGCAGTGGTAAGCATATATGAACAAACGCAGACGAAGGAATATGAAGGAAACATCACTAGGCAGACCAAACTGAGGGACATTGCACATCTTATGTATATGACTGTATTCACACTAATGAACTTTGTACCCTTTGCTATATCCTTAACATCTTTTCTGCTGTTAATCTTTTCCCTGTGGAAACATCTCAAGAAGATGCGAACCATTATTGAAAGATCCCAAGATTCCAGCACCAAGGTCCACATAAGAGCCATGCAGACTGtgatctcttttcttttgttattagtTTGTTACTTCCTGACTTTAATTGCCATAGTTTGGAGTTCTAACAAGCTGCAGAATGGACTATTCTTCATGCTTTGCCAAGTTTTTGCATATGCATATCCTTCAAGCCACTCATTTATCCTGATTTGGGGAAacaagaagctcagagaagccTTTCTGTCTGTTTTATACCAGGTGAAGTACTGGTTGAAAGACCAAAACCTCTCAACTCAATAA